TAGCCGTCCACAGGCGCGGTCAGCGTCGTGTATTCAACGTTCAGTTGTGCCAGGCGCTGGTTGGCTTCGGCGGTTGTGACATGCGCTTGTGCGTCGTTGATCTGCGCAGCGAGCACATCGAGCTGACGTTGCGCCGCCAGCACCGCCGCACCGCTTTGCGCAACCGATGCCTGAGCCTTCGCGTAGTCGGAATCCGCACGCTCGACGAGCTGGCTCGATACCGCATCGTCCTTCACCAGCTCGCGGTAGCGCGTCTGGTCCTGACCGCTGCGCGTGAGTTCCGCATTCGAAGCGCGCACTTCGGCCTGATGCTGGTTGATCACCGCTTCCTGCAACGTGCGCCTCGCCTGCAATTCGTCGACGGCGGCGCGCGCGCTCGCCAGTTCCGCGTTGGCCTGGGCGAGCTTCGCGTCGTAGTCGCGCGAGTCGAGGCGCAGCAGCACCTGGCCCGCGTGCACGCGCTGGTTGTCCTGCACGGGAATGTCCGAGACGAAGCCGCTCACACGCGGCGCCATCACGGTGACGTTGCCGCCCACGTAGGCGTCGTCGGTGGTCTCGACGAAGCGCAGCACGAAGAACCAGTAGCCGGCGGCAGCCGCCA
The nucleotide sequence above comes from Paraburkholderia flagellata. Encoded proteins:
- a CDS encoding HlyD family secretion protein; translated protein: MSSPSTPVAVEPAQASERTRISRMRLALGAVALVLAAAAGYWFFVLRFVETTDDAYVGGNVTVMAPRVSGFVSDIPVQDNQRVHAGQVLLRLDSRDYDAKLAQANAELASARAAVDELQARRTLQEAVINQHQAEVRASNAELTRSGQDQTRYRELVKDDAVSSQLVERADSDYAKAQASVAQSGAAVLAAQRQLDVLAAQINDAQAHVTTAEANQRLAQLNVEYTTLTAPVDGYIGNRTARVGTLANVGAPLLTVVPATGLWVDANFKEDQLKKMHAGDRADVALDAASGTLHGTVESLAPATGATFSVLPPENATGNFTKIVQRVPVRIRIDATTPAGLEGALRPGLSATVKVHLSEAH